AATTATTACTTTTCCAGCATATAGAATTTTTggtattctgtttttttatttatgcatCTTAGCTAGGATAACGTGTAATCCTAGGACATGATTCATATCTTAGTCTAAGTGGGTCTCATGAAAGCTTACAAAATGGTCTTGGGCTTTCAGTAAACCAAAGACTGAGGTCTGCTTCTAACTGCAAGAAAATAGTCTGCAATGAAGATGATGATTGTCTAGAGAAGTAACTCAGATTTGGGTCATGGAATATTACCTTAACATCACAtttgaatattcattttatttcagagatGGGTTTGTATGaaacattcataaataaaatgtgtacatAAACCTTTATAGCCTTCAAAGCATTGTTTTACTATGTTACTTGATCTTATTGTATCGGCATTTACTGTAGCTATGAAGTACTGGCATACATCTAGGAAATACAAAATTACTGGAATTTGGAGATCACACTGTCTGAATTATGATATCTGTTGACAAAAGATACTTGGACATAAAATATACTTACAATAtcattttgaataacaaaaaaatcaatatttctcTGAGTGTTGGCCCAATTTCTATAGTAACATCAGTGAACTCAGTTGACAAATAAACACATCTAGAAGGTGAATGAGTTAATAATAATTTATCACAAATTATTGAATGTCAAAACTTCCACCAAATAGTAATATAATAaagcatatatatgaaataaaagaacATCACTGCAATTGAGTCTTAACTTATTTGCCTTATAAATAGGGTTTTTTTATAACTGTACACATAAGAAGAAAACTGTCAACACTGTTTTACTACTTGCTCAATCTCAAGTACATAAAGGAGGTTTGTATATATCTCAAATGTATTCATTGCACATGGAGAAGATTTGATAATTAGTCCCAGAACGTAGAATTGGACCAACCAAATCACTATACTAAGATCTCAGAGCTCTTTCTTCCAACTTCTCTGACTGATTCCCGGAAATGTTTCTATGATGTTTCAGTAATGCCTTCATCACTGCTTTTAAAAGTATCTCCTAAATTTTATTCCACATGTACAGTCAGATAACTCGAAATTcctttcaaattttgtatcagaAGTAGAAGCTAAATCCTCAGTTGTCACATTATTTTGTGAGCAGGaaggaatatatatgtgtaggATTAGGTATGCATACATGTTTCTATTGTGTGGGGTGCTGTGCATATAAATCCAGAATCTATgccaaatattttctaaatttgattTCTACTTTATGTTTGGAGAATGTGATGCCCTCCAAAAATGGAGGTCATCAACTCATCTACATTAGCTTGTCAGCAGGCTCCAGAAAAATATCCAGTTTTCTCTTAACTAGAGCTGAGATTATAGAattatagattatagattatTGTTTCCCTTGTCAATATTTTTACCTAATTACTCACAgtaaaacccaggtcctcctgcttTGACACAAAGCTCTATATGGACTGATGTGTCTTCTAACCATCTCTCATGACATTTCAAATGTGGAATGCAACCCTAGTTTCTATAGTTATAGTCAATGCATCATGAGGCTTTGATATTCCTATAACACTAACTTTCTTGATACTTCTTTACTATAGGTGAATTAGACTGCAGAGAATGGCATTGATCAATAAAAGTCACCCAGAAGAGTTTATTCTACTTGGTTTTGCAGACCGTCCTTGGCTAGAACTTCCTCTCTTTATTGTTCTTCTGGTAACATACCCCACAGCCATGATTGGAAACATTGCCATCATTCTGGTATCCACATTAGacccctgtctccacagccccatgtatttcttcctcaCCAACCTCTCCTTTCTGGACATGTGCTACACCACAAGCATTGTGCCTCAGATGCTAACCAACCTTGGAGGCTCCACAAAAACCATCAGCTACATGAGGTGTGTAGTTCAGCTTTATTTCTTCCACATAATGGGAGGTACAGAGTGTGTCCTCCTGGCTCTTATGTCCTTTGACAGATATGTGGCCATTTGCAAGCCGCTGCACTATACCCTCATAATGAATCAGCGCAACTGTGTCCTGTTAGTCTCCACTGTGTGGCTGACTGGAATTTCTTATGCTGTCTCAGAGGCCACTGTGACACTGCAATTGCCACTATGTGGCCACAATAAACTGGATCACTTGGTGTGTGAGATTCCAGTTCTGATAAAAACTGCTTGTGGTGAAAAAGAGACTAATGAGCTTGCTCTTTCTGtggtttgcatttttcttttagcTGTTCCTCTGTTTTTAATTCTTGCCTCCTATGCTAGTATTGGACATGCTGTCTTTAAAATCAAATCttcagagggaaggaaaaaggccTTTGGCACATGTTCCTCTCATCTCATTGTAGTTCTCTTGTTCTATGGTCCAGCCATTAGTATGTACCTTCAGCCTCCCTCCTCTATTACAAAAGACCAACCTAAATTCATGGCTCTCTTCTATGGAGTAGTCACTCCTACACTGAACCCCTTCATTTATACTCTGAGAAATAAGGATGTAAAAGGGGCATTAGGTAACCTATTCAGGAACATTTTTATGTCAAAGTAAATGCTTGTAGACGTTTcataaaagaattaaagaattagAGACGTTTCCTATAACTCattccctgtacaaagctcattTTTTTATATGTTATTAAACTTGTCTtgttacttctgtttcttctAATCATGCTAGCTAATGGTTAATCTTAGATAGTTTTAATGAATATGGATGTTcttcttaggaaaaaaatgttaaaatgcttTGTACTTTTACATTCAGAAATGCTTACTTTATTAAGTtctaaaataatcatttattttataatacaagTACATTGTTCCAAACCAATTGCCATGAACAGCATATAGTAAACATTCATCAATGGCTTTTTAATTTATCACATTTGAAATAAATCTTCAAGTTTTTCCAAGCCTTTTGGGAAGGCTGGCTATACACTGTCAAGCAGGAACTGCTTTTAATAAACTATTCTGTAAATTTATAAACTTCATATGTGTGgatttatttaattcttattaaATTTTCTTCAACATAAATATGCATTCATGTATTCCATATGAGAAATTGAGGGATTTTCATTAAATACCAAAAAAGATTAtgataaagatgaaaatattattttcttaaatatttattttaaataacttgatCAGTTAtattgcattcacacacatgtatatatatatgtatatatgtatatatatgctggTATTTATGACAGCCTAGAAACATTTATAAGTATATACTTGTAGCTAGATGAAATGCCTTTTAAGCATGAAAGAGTTAGTAATTTATTATTTGGATTGAAATACGAAATGGttattttcttctacaatatgtgtttttataaatatgcaaattttACACAAGGATATTCAAAATATAACTATTACTTGAAATATCTAAGACAGTTCTGGGACTAACACagaatttatcttttattatgaAATCTGCTTCATTTTAACATATTGAtgacttttaaatttatgtgGTATTGCATTAACATATGAATAATTGAATAAGGTTCATAAAGAGCTAAACATTAGAGAAAAATGCAAGACATGTCAGTTTCCTTGACCTGGATGCTTAAATTCTTCACCAATCTTCAAGGGTTATCCATAAAGGCATTGTATCAGGATAATCTACCATATTTAGTACCTTTCTGCCAGGTCTCTTACTGATAATTGATATAACTTTGGTGATtaactcagaattttttttctatttaagtctttaaattctttttatgtaGAGAAAATCCATTTGATAATACTATGTTTCTTTCTAGTAAAAGAACAAGTtgaaaaaataaccaaaataaaataaagtttgggAATGTATGAAATCTACATATGCATCTTGCAATCTCCTTTCTACGAAGGTCTGCTGTTtatctgccattttttttttttttttagtttagtcATAATGTTATTGTTCACGGTGTGGCAATTTAAATGTTGATTTCGTTCTCACATATATCTGGTTTCTCCAGTATTTATTCAGATTTTCTCCAGTCCCAAATTCGTGTATACACCAGCTACTCAATTGTTCCTTTATGTGTCAAAAAACAATGTTTAATAGCCAATGACTTAGCAAGGGGAGAGAATAAGGTGGGACTTCCTGTCAGCAAggagaggagatgaaggagagaggaaatggggatttagccatggagagagagagtccaAAAGAGACTCTGAGAAAACAGcttgagaaaagaaagacataaagaacAAGTATGTTGGCAATTTGGCCTGAGAGTTAGTCACATTATTTTAGAGGATTAAAATTGAGAAATACTGCTCAGTTGTTGCCCCTTTAAAACATGTTAAGGAAATACAGAGATTCAATCTCAATTATTTTGAAGCTAGCTGAGTAAGAAATCAGTTAAAAAGCCATTAATAGTTAGCTGTCCTAGATTTCCTATGTCTGAATATCCTTGCAGTATTTGAAACGAGTtacttatctctctctctctctctctctctctctctctctctctctctctctttctctctctctaatttattttggttttttgagacagggtttctctgtatagccctggctgtcctggaactcactttttagaacaggatggcctcgaaatcagaaatccaactgcctctgcctcctgagtgctgggattaaagtcgtgtaccaccacgcccatcTAATTAGTTAACTCTTGAGTAGTTAGTCCAATGATGGGTCAAATAACTCAACAAAAATTCAACCACAAAAGATCTTTACATTATTACAGGAAACCACAATCAAACAGGTggaggaattgaacaaaaccatctaggatctaaaaatggaagtagaaacaataaagaaatcacagagagagacatctctggagatagaaatcttaggaaataaatcaggatcCATACAAAGaattaccaacagaatataagagatggaagagagaatctcagatgcagaaaatttcatagaaaatatgtatacaacaatcaaagaaaatgcaaaatgcaaaaggatcctaactcaaaacatccatggaatctaggacacaatgagaagaccaaacctaaggatactaAGTATaggtgagaatgaagattttcaaattaaagggccagcaaatatcttcaacaaaattatagaagaaaacttcccaaacctaaagaaagagatgcccatgaacatacaagaagcctacagaactccaaatagatgggaccagaaaagaaattcttcccgacatataatagtcagaacaacaaatgtactaaataaagacagaatattaaaatcagtaagggaaaaatgtcaagtagcatataaaggcagacctattagaattacaccagatttctcacaagagtttatgaaagccagaagatcctggatagaccctaagagaacacaaatgccagcccaggctactatagccagcaaaactttcaatgaccatagatggagaaaccaaaatattccatgtcaaaaccaaattcacacaatatctttctatgaatccagcccttcaaaggataataaagggaaaactccagtTCAATGAGGGAAACTAAGCccc
This portion of the Mus pahari chromosome 18, PAHARI_EIJ_v1.1, whole genome shotgun sequence genome encodes:
- the LOC110335859 gene encoding olfactory receptor 2B11-like, with product MALINKSHPEEFILLGFADRPWLELPLFIVLLVTYPTAMIGNIAIILVSTLDPCLHSPMYFFLTNLSFLDMCYTTSIVPQMLTNLGGSTKTISYMRCVVQLYFFHIMGGTECVLLALMSFDRYVAICKPLHYTLIMNQRNCVLLVSTVWLTGISYAVSEATVTLQLPLCGHNKLDHLVCEIPVLIKTACGEKETNELALSVVCIFLLAVPLFLILASYASIGHAVFKIKSSEGRKKAFGTCSSHLIVVLLFYGPAISMYLQPPSSITKDQPKFMALFYGVVTPTLNPFIYTLRNKDVKGALGNLFRNIFMSK